Proteins from a genomic interval of Thermoanaerobaculia bacterium:
- the coaD gene encoding pantetheine-phosphate adenylyltransferase, translating into MNNLVVYPGTFDPIHNGHLDIIQRCHQIFPEVIVAILQNEEKQTLLSVAERLDITRRLLEPLPNCRVVSFQGLLVDFMKRHKSHIIVRGLRAVSDFEYEFQMAMMNRHLEHSVETVFMVPAEKYTFLSSRVVKEVARLGGDVGDLVPGIVRDLLLKKFRPQSL; encoded by the coding sequence ATGAATAATCTCGTCGTCTATCCCGGCACCTTTGATCCCATCCATAACGGACATCTGGACATTATTCAACGATGTCATCAGATCTTTCCCGAGGTCATCGTCGCCATTCTTCAGAACGAAGAAAAACAGACTCTCCTGTCGGTAGCGGAAAGGTTGGACATAACCCGGCGCCTGTTAGAACCCCTCCCCAATTGCCGTGTTGTTTCCTTCCAGGGACTCCTGGTTGACTTCATGAAGCGTCATAAATCTCACATTATTGTCCGCGGCCTTCGAGCAGTGTCGGATTTTGAGTACGAATTCCAGATGGCGATGATGAATCGCCATCTGGAACATAGCGTGGAGACTGTATTCATGGTCCCTGCCGAGAAATACACCTTTCTCTCCAGCCGTGTCGTAAAGGAAGTTGCACGTCTCGGGGGAGATGTCGGAGACCTGGTACCGGGAATCGTCCGTGATCTCCTTCTGAAAAAGTTCAGACCTCAATCCCTCTGA
- a CDS encoding DUF2007 domain-containing protein: MKQVFIARHPAEAHIVRGILESRGISAEVRGEDLWGARGELPVTFDTLPSVWIHDDEREGEAAEILKEFGKPDRDESGVRDDWVCPNCHESLEGQFTDCWKCGTSRPGQVYTT; the protein is encoded by the coding sequence ATGAAACAGGTCTTCATTGCCCGGCATCCTGCAGAAGCACATATTGTGCGGGGAATACTGGAATCCCGCGGCATTTCCGCCGAAGTCCGTGGAGAAGACCTCTGGGGGGCCCGGGGAGAACTTCCGGTGACGTTTGACACCCTTCCGTCCGTATGGATCCATGATGACGAGAGGGAGGGTGAAGCGGCAGAGATTCTCAAAGAATTTGGAAAACCGGACAGGGATGAATCAGGGGTTCGAGACGACTGGGTCTGCCCGAACTGTCACGAATCCCTGGAAGGCCAATTTACCGACTGCTGGAAGTGCGGAACCTCAAGACCGGGTCAGGTCTACACGACCTGA
- a CDS encoding MFS transporter produces the protein MFRRIFVNSNIALLFWGQVISQAGDSMYQIGLIWLVLELTGSRTITGVLASCSYLPFLLFALPAGALADRRSRKGIMLTADLVRFFLVLTIPILYSLGFLTIPILAVITFFVAGFASLFYPGRDAYITELASEEDLSHVNALIQTSWQLAVLLGPALAAILLPHTGVIHLFTADSLTYLLSFTAILLLKPLRPFQADRTGSSGTMKDMTEGISYVLRDPRIRVVILITALNNLILMGPAIVGIPIFVRDVLKLDAIHYAWTEAALAGGVIIGAPLMAYFGKRLHLGRALLWGVFLDGITYLPLFFIRSFTWTMIAIFFHSIFIPLVTVTRTTLIQVYVPDRLRGRVFSIILMCVIGGSAISSALTGILSEWIPIPRVFLGMSLLAASCALPGIFSPALLSARGPVRSEKSEHLKE, from the coding sequence ATGTTTCGCAGGATTTTCGTTAACTCAAATATTGCCTTGCTTTTCTGGGGGCAGGTAATATCTCAGGCCGGCGATTCCATGTACCAGATCGGCCTGATCTGGCTGGTACTTGAACTGACGGGTTCCCGGACCATCACCGGGGTGCTCGCGAGCTGTTCCTACCTGCCTTTTCTCCTCTTCGCCCTTCCGGCCGGGGCCCTTGCGGACCGGAGGTCTCGAAAAGGTATCATGCTGACCGCAGATCTTGTTCGTTTTTTCCTTGTACTGACCATTCCGATTCTCTACAGCCTCGGATTCCTCACCATTCCGATTCTCGCTGTTATTACCTTCTTTGTTGCTGGATTTGCGTCGCTCTTTTACCCGGGACGGGATGCCTACATCACAGAACTTGCCTCGGAGGAAGATCTTTCCCACGTCAATGCTTTGATCCAGACCTCCTGGCAGCTCGCCGTTCTTCTGGGTCCCGCACTCGCAGCGATCCTTCTCCCCCACACGGGAGTGATCCATCTATTCACAGCAGACTCTCTCACCTACCTCCTTTCCTTCACCGCAATCCTCCTTCTGAAACCTTTACGGCCCTTTCAGGCAGACCGCACAGGCTCCAGCGGGACAATGAAGGATATGACCGAGGGAATTTCTTATGTTCTCCGGGATCCGCGGATCAGGGTCGTAATTCTGATCACTGCCCTGAACAATCTGATCCTGATGGGGCCCGCCATTGTTGGAATTCCCATTTTTGTCCGGGATGTTCTGAAGCTTGACGCCATTCACTACGCATGGACCGAAGCGGCTCTGGCGGGTGGCGTGATCATCGGAGCCCCCCTGATGGCCTACTTTGGGAAAAGGCTTCATCTGGGACGAGCGCTCCTCTGGGGTGTCTTTCTGGATGGAATTACCTATTTGCCTCTTTTCTTTATCCGCAGCTTTACATGGACTATGATTGCGATCTTTTTCCATTCCATCTTCATTCCTCTGGTGACCGTGACGCGGACGACCCTGATCCAGGTATATGTCCCGGACCGGCTGCGGGGCAGGGTCTTTTCAATCATCCTCATGTGTGTGATTGGAGGCAGTGCCATCTCGTCTGCACTGACGGGGATCCTTTCCGAATGGATTCCGATCCCCCGGGTCTTCCTGGGCATGTCTCTCCTGGCCGCCTCCTGTGCGTTGCCCGGTATCTTCTCTCCCGCCCTCCTTTCCGCACGAGGCCCGGTACGGTCCGAGAAATCGGAGCATCTTAAAGAGTAA